Proteins from a genomic interval of Mesobacillus sp. S13:
- a CDS encoding protein phosphatase 2C domain-containing protein — MPTNQQAFKKLEEKMISLFQSEDFLLACRNVTGETACLIVARKDQYVWWFSVGDCVLYLFHQELALLGQNQLNQRQFYEWIGEVNTFELGVPCYSVGIRELRTGKNRLFLTTDGLIECPNEPYANPASIYHSFTDPEVDERVVTSMLESIKNHHVRDSTTIITWSIEVSKETTMPSDQ; from the coding sequence ATGCCGACAAATCAACAGGCTTTTAAAAAGCTAGAAGAAAAGATGATAAGCCTCTTTCAATCAGAAGACTTCTTACTCGCCTGCCGAAATGTTACAGGAGAAACGGCTTGCTTAATTGTTGCCCGGAAGGATCAGTATGTATGGTGGTTCTCGGTAGGAGACTGTGTGCTCTATTTATTCCATCAGGAACTCGCTTTGTTAGGTCAGAATCAGTTGAATCAAAGACAATTTTATGAATGGATCGGCGAAGTCAATACATTCGAATTGGGCGTTCCTTGTTATAGCGTTGGCATAAGGGAGCTTAGGACAGGAAAAAATCGTCTTTTTCTCACGACAGATGGGTTGATTGAATGCCCAAATGAACCCTACGCAAACCCTGCCAGCATTTATCATTCCTTTACTGATCCTGAAGTGGATGAAAGAGTGGTCACTTCTATGTTGGAGAGTATCAAGAATCACCATGTCAGGGACAGCACGACGATCATTACCTGGAGTATAGAAGTTTCCAAGGAAACCACCATGCCAAGTGATCAATAA
- a CDS encoding GNAT family N-acetyltransferase, translating to MFSFKVDESISLELLQQHQAEEIFMLIDHNRDHLRQWLLWVDKRKSAEDMVPVIKYWLENLANNQGFDVAIRYNGDLIGMIGVQFDWGNRAASIGYFISKDSEGKGIITISLKSLINELFGRYSINRIEIQCAANNLKSQGIPERLGFKKEGIKRAGQYLYDHYEDLIVYSLLRSEI from the coding sequence ATGTTTAGTTTTAAGGTTGATGAATCTATAAGCCTAGAATTGTTGCAGCAGCATCAAGCGGAAGAAATCTTTATGTTAATCGATCACAACCGGGATCATTTAAGACAATGGCTTCTATGGGTAGATAAACGGAAATCGGCAGAAGATATGGTGCCGGTCATAAAGTATTGGTTGGAGAACCTGGCTAATAATCAAGGGTTCGATGTTGCTATCAGATATAATGGTGACCTTATCGGAATGATTGGCGTCCAGTTTGACTGGGGCAATCGAGCTGCGAGCATTGGCTATTTTATTTCTAAGGACAGTGAAGGTAAGGGCATCATCACGATCAGCTTAAAGAGTCTTATTAATGAACTATTTGGCAGGTATTCTATCAATAGAATCGAAATCCAATGTGCAGCCAATAACCTGAAAAGCCAGGGGATTCCTGAGCGATTAGGATTTAAAAAGGAAGGAATCAAGCGGGCAGGACAGTATCTTTATGATCATTATGAAGATTTGATTGTTTATAGTCTGTTGAGAAGTGAAATTTAA
- a CDS encoding alpha/beta fold hydrolase — translation MQNYYESSISLSNNMKLSYTGYGDSNQNTVIFFHGFGSSVHAIHPDPTILDQHNIRFYALNRPGYGDSDIGLGYSMEDYADWLNEFLIAKNIQKASLIGWSAGGLYSQVFTDKYAEKVESLTLVSSAIPLNSEETKSVLPSNWKMIRNMNKYIPFMTKFYFKSLSKKVAKNLDGVIQESVKQMVEEDKKVMNNPTIQPAILKGTVEGYRNSGIGVYYDALALCNKMNESKNPGFNGKVHIWQGSADTIWTSDTSNFLKEKYTNSTYTSIDNGGHLLYLSHWDEILRKSVS, via the coding sequence ATGCAAAATTACTATGAATCGTCTATTTCTTTATCAAATAATATGAAATTATCCTATACCGGCTATGGAGATAGTAATCAAAACACGGTGATCTTTTTTCACGGATTCGGTTCTTCAGTACATGCCATACACCCTGATCCAACCATCTTGGATCAACATAATATTCGATTTTACGCTTTGAATCGTCCTGGTTATGGTGATTCAGATATTGGATTGGGCTATTCTATGGAGGATTATGCTGACTGGTTAAATGAATTCCTGATCGCTAAGAATATTCAAAAGGCGTCTCTTATCGGCTGGTCAGCTGGTGGATTATACAGCCAGGTTTTCACAGATAAATACGCAGAAAAAGTTGAATCACTGACCTTGGTCAGCAGCGCTATCCCCCTAAATAGTGAAGAGACCAAAAGCGTACTGCCATCTAACTGGAAAATGATCAGAAATATGAACAAGTATATCCCTTTTATGACGAAGTTTTACTTTAAAAGCCTCAGTAAAAAAGTAGCGAAAAATCTGGATGGTGTCATTCAGGAATCGGTCAAACAGATGGTGGAAGAGGACAAAAAAGTCATGAATAACCCAACCATACAGCCGGCCATTTTAAAAGGGACTGTAGAAGGTTATCGGAATAGCGGGATTGGGGTATATTACGATGCCCTTGCATTGTGCAATAAGATGAACGAATCCAAAAACCCTGGCTTTAATGGGAAGGTACATATTTGGCAAGGTAGCGCAGATACAATCTGGACTTCAGACACCTCTAATTTTCTTAAGGAAAAGTATACGAATTCCACTTATACATCCATTGATAACGGAGGACACCTACTCTATTTATCTCATTGGGATGAAATTCTTAGAAAATCAGTGAGTTAG
- a CDS encoding ECF transporter S component, whose protein sequence is MKNKKRSWLAMFIALSAAGAFIKIPAVIGSVALDALPALMAAGLLGGAAGAAVGGIGHLLSSIVAGMPLGPFHFLVACEMALLVYLFTMLYRSGKRWQAGVLFILGNSFAAPLPFMMLMGKSFYLAVVPSLFVGSVLNTVLAFIVLPRVVRVLGDRLPLSKQA, encoded by the coding sequence GTGAAGAATAAGAAACGATCCTGGTTGGCCATGTTCATCGCCCTTTCAGCGGCAGGAGCATTTATCAAGATTCCAGCAGTGATAGGAAGTGTAGCTTTGGATGCCTTGCCTGCCTTGATGGCAGCAGGACTTCTGGGAGGGGCGGCAGGAGCAGCGGTAGGGGGAATCGGCCATCTGTTATCGTCTATCGTTGCGGGAATGCCGCTTGGCCCATTTCATTTCCTGGTTGCTTGTGAAATGGCCCTCCTTGTTTATCTATTCACGATGCTATATAGAAGCGGTAAACGCTGGCAAGCAGGTGTACTATTTATCTTGGGCAACAGCTTCGCCGCCCCGCTTCCGTTTATGATGTTAATGGGAAAGTCATTTTACTTAGCGGTCGTGCCATCTTTATTTGTCGGTTCCGTTTTAAATACCGTGCTTGCTTTTATTGTTTTGCCAAGGGTCGTCAGAGTGCTTGGTGACAGACTTCCACTTTCGAAACAGGCATGA
- a CDS encoding HIT family protein: MNDCFICKKHAGMIQTSGMTIYEDEFVYVGHIDRNGNPIYLGHIMIDLKRHVPTLGEMNMEEAKVFGMTMAKVSKALMESEGAEHIYSFVSGDAVPHLHMHLVPRYPGTPKEYWGPNAVYDWEGAPMGDNDNVIALCARIKSYLENHPNG; the protein is encoded by the coding sequence GTGAACGATTGTTTTATCTGTAAGAAGCATGCGGGCATGATCCAGACTTCCGGTATGACGATTTACGAGGATGAATTTGTCTATGTTGGCCATATTGATCGAAATGGGAACCCGATCTATTTAGGTCATATTATGATTGATTTAAAAAGGCATGTTCCGACACTTGGAGAGATGAATATGGAGGAAGCGAAAGTATTCGGCATGACGATGGCTAAAGTGAGCAAGGCTCTTATGGAAAGTGAGGGTGCTGAACACATCTATTCTTTTGTGTCGGGGGATGCGGTGCCACATCTTCATATGCACCTGGTTCCTCGTTATCCAGGCACTCCTAAGGAATATTGGGGTCCGAATGCTGTGTATGATTGGGAAGGTGCGCCAATGGGTGACAATGACAATGTGATTGCCCTTTGCGCTCGCATCAAGTCCTATTTAGAGAATCATCCCAATGGCTAA
- a CDS encoding cob(I)yrinic acid a,c-diamide adenosyltransferase, with translation MRLYTRTGDKGKTSIIGGRVEKDDIRVEAYGTVDEVNCFVGQAVTQLDPSIFADILDDLEKIQHELFDCGGDLANVTKSRELKLTKESVDYLEKKIDELIAEAPKLERFILPGGAPASASIHLARTVTRRAERLVVSLLKADPEVSETALQFLNRLSDYFFALARVINSRLNMQDVEYVRSAKVFREGKRKEAKQGEE, from the coding sequence ATGAGACTATATACGAGAACTGGTGATAAAGGGAAAACGAGCATTATCGGAGGCCGGGTGGAAAAAGATGATATTCGGGTCGAAGCGTACGGAACCGTCGATGAAGTAAACTGCTTTGTTGGCCAGGCTGTTACCCAGCTTGATCCATCCATTTTTGCGGATATTCTGGACGATCTCGAAAAAATCCAGCATGAACTGTTCGATTGCGGCGGGGATTTGGCGAATGTAACAAAGAGCCGGGAACTTAAGCTGACAAAGGAATCAGTTGATTACCTTGAAAAGAAAATTGATGAGCTAATTGCCGAAGCTCCAAAGCTTGAGAGATTCATATTGCCGGGAGGAGCACCTGCTTCCGCTTCAATCCATCTTGCCCGTACGGTTACAAGAAGGGCTGAAAGATTAGTTGTTTCATTGTTGAAAGCTGATCCGGAAGTTTCCGAAACAGCTTTACAATTCTTGAACAGATTGTCGGACTATTTCTTTGCTCTTGCAAGGGTAATCAACTCCAGGCTCAATATGCAGGATGTTGAATACGTTCGAAGTGCCAAGGTGTTCAGGGAGGGAAAACGCAAGGAGGCGAAACAGGGTGAAGAATAA
- a CDS encoding histidine phosphatase family protein, translated as MLHLYVIRHGETEWNKEKRSQGRLDSSLTHKGKADARSLGASLQEIEFRQIIASPSGRTLETARLVKGDRMIPLLTDERLMEIHLGAWQGKTENEIKSLYPEEFEAYWNEPEDYESVGGESFLQVQQRLVEFLEDLEKNVRDGNVLIVTHGVVIKNLYLLCRNSSIKHLWEPPFIFGTSLTIVKLDVGKKELQLEACISHCTSS; from the coding sequence ATGCTTCATTTATATGTAATCAGACATGGTGAAACAGAATGGAATAAAGAAAAAAGGAGCCAGGGCCGCCTGGATTCTTCCCTTACGCATAAAGGGAAAGCAGATGCCCGTTCACTGGGAGCCAGCCTTCAGGAGATAGAGTTCCGACAGATCATCGCTTCTCCCAGCGGCAGGACATTGGAAACAGCCAGGCTGGTAAAAGGGGATAGGATGATTCCCTTACTGACCGATGAAAGGCTGATGGAAATTCATTTAGGAGCATGGCAGGGAAAAACCGAGAACGAAATAAAATCTCTCTATCCAGAAGAATTCGAGGCATACTGGAACGAACCTGAAGACTATGAAAGCGTTGGAGGGGAATCATTTTTACAGGTCCAACAAAGACTAGTGGAGTTTTTGGAGGACCTGGAGAAAAACGTGAGAGATGGCAATGTCCTCATTGTGACACATGGAGTTGTCATTAAAAATTTATACTTGCTGTGCAGGAATTCTTCAATAAAACACTTATGGGAGCCACCATTTATTTTTGGTACAAGCTTAACGATCGTAAAATTGGATGTTGGTAAAAAAGAACTTCAGCTTGAAGCTTGTATTTCTCATTGTACCTCATCATGA
- a CDS encoding ATP-binding protein, translated as MRDILMIPLNEEENLVIASDNSGSIGMKDGDAVQVPYKTVAYYSFRVAVMECISAGAEPFATVVQNFCGEEAWKELVQGIEQGTRELGRVNIRITGSTESNFALNQSAFGITVMGKRKANMKISNLNYDAHTRIVVIGFPLVGSEVMEKEEQVVPLHVFKQVSSLEEVVTIPVGSRGILYELNTLFDHTKFTEENVDTTVPLLKSSGPSTCFVAVFPEDIQQKLELICGRYLHEINYWG; from the coding sequence GTGAGAGATATTTTAATGATCCCTTTGAATGAAGAAGAAAACCTTGTGATAGCCAGTGACAATAGCGGCAGCATTGGAATGAAGGATGGTGACGCAGTACAGGTTCCGTACAAAACCGTCGCATACTATTCCTTCCGAGTTGCTGTGATGGAGTGCATAAGTGCCGGTGCTGAACCATTTGCGACAGTCGTCCAGAACTTTTGCGGCGAAGAAGCCTGGAAAGAGCTAGTACAAGGTATTGAACAAGGAACTCGTGAGCTCGGCAGGGTAAACATAAGGATCACCGGGAGCACAGAAAGCAATTTTGCGTTAAACCAATCGGCTTTTGGCATTACTGTTATGGGTAAAAGAAAGGCAAATATGAAAATCAGTAACCTGAATTATGACGCCCATACACGAATAGTTGTCATTGGCTTCCCTCTGGTAGGGTCAGAGGTGATGGAAAAGGAAGAACAGGTTGTGCCACTGCATGTTTTTAAGCAAGTCAGCAGCTTGGAAGAAGTGGTGACGATTCCTGTTGGCTCGAGGGGTATTCTTTATGAGTTGAATACTTTGTTTGATCATACAAAATTTACTGAAGAAAATGTGGATACAACTGTTCCACTTTTAAAATCCTCTGGTCCATCGACCTGCTTTGTGGCAGTTTTTCCGGAAGACATCCAGCAGAAATTAGAGTTGATCTGCGGCCGCTATCTTCATGAAATTAACTACTGGGGGTAA
- a CDS encoding bifunctional adenosylcobinamide kinase/adenosylcobinamide-phosphate guanylyltransferase: MHFVTGGAFNGKSEWVKKQYHLDDLEHSWYSAYKGDEIPELTDKQIIVLEGIEVWIRQMAKNNQADVSRQEWLSISQKWMKWESDDQQRKIVLIGSDISKGIVPMEAEDRVWRDTTGWVYQDLVLRADRVDVIWYGICQKLK, from the coding sequence GTGCATTTCGTTACAGGAGGTGCCTTTAATGGCAAATCAGAGTGGGTCAAGAAGCAATATCATTTAGATGATCTTGAGCATTCTTGGTATTCAGCATATAAAGGGGATGAAATCCCTGAACTGACGGACAAGCAAATCATTGTATTGGAAGGTATTGAAGTGTGGATTCGGCAAATGGCCAAGAACAACCAGGCAGATGTGAGCCGCCAAGAATGGCTGTCAATTAGCCAAAAGTGGATGAAATGGGAAAGCGATGATCAACAGCGTAAGATAGTGTTGATTGGAAGTGATATTTCGAAAGGAATCGTCCCCATGGAGGCTGAAGATCGCGTGTGGCGAGACACCACTGGATGGGTATACCAGGACCTCGTCTTACGAGCTGACCGGGTTGACGTGATTTGGTATGGAATCTGTCAAAAACTAAAATAA
- a CDS encoding NUDIX hydrolase: MNFDTTIDEPNMDNYKTTIERVAVRAVIRKNNHILLVQSNRGDLKFPGGGVEKNENHEDCLLREVREETGYIHCVVKDKVGTIIERKKDVFEENALFQMISHYYLCDLVTQDKEEQQLDEYEAILDFTPKWVTLEEAITQNESLIDKFEQNSWLKRETYVLKQLRINKLECTGYVQPLQ; this comes from the coding sequence ATGAACTTCGATACCACAATAGACGAACCCAATATGGATAACTATAAAACTACCATCGAGAGAGTAGCAGTCAGAGCGGTTATTAGGAAGAATAATCATATTTTACTGGTTCAATCGAATAGAGGGGATTTAAAATTTCCTGGTGGCGGAGTTGAAAAGAACGAAAACCATGAGGATTGTTTGTTACGTGAGGTTAGAGAAGAAACTGGCTACATCCATTGTGTTGTCAAAGATAAGGTTGGCACAATCATCGAACGGAAAAAGGATGTCTTCGAAGAGAATGCATTATTCCAAATGATATCACACTACTACCTATGTGATCTGGTAACGCAAGATAAAGAGGAACAGCAATTAGATGAGTACGAGGCCATCCTGGATTTTACGCCCAAGTGGGTTACACTTGAAGAAGCTATCACGCAAAATGAAAGTCTAATAGATAAATTTGAACAAAATAGCTGGTTGAAGCGGGAAACCTATGTATTAAAACAATTAAGAATTAATAAGTTAGAATGCACAGGATACGTTCAACCCCTTCAGTAA